The proteins below are encoded in one region of Sulfolobus islandicus Y.N.15.51:
- a CDS encoding substrate-binding domain-containing protein — MVDKSRRNFIIGMAGLGALAAAGWGVAGWSLSRVSGTKVTSATPAFGQGVKIIFVGHWGSENVFGNVVERGYDDACALTGANCIKMYRPKTDADLQEIISNLQVAINQTPDVLITTDIYTAVQPYLHQASQEGIIVILTNVNAPTQADFEYTGAISFIGQNLVTAGYTQAQALSKYFPSNSHVVIIDEGPGQVWAQQRNQGIEEFLKQYGCTWDVIESSFDLSQVTSQMTAYLEAHPDTKAILSNGYGGAVAMDVFPKLGIQPGQIPVATFDITPQVLNAIIAGYVTLTTDQQPYLQGD; from the coding sequence ATGGTAGATAAAAGTAGACGTAATTTTATCATAGGAATGGCTGGTTTAGGTGCTTTAGCTGCTGCAGGTTGGGGAGTAGCTGGCTGGTCACTTTCACGAGTAAGTGGAACTAAAGTAACTTCAGCTACACCTGCTTTTGGCCAAGGAGTTAAGATAATTTTTGTTGGGCATTGGGGATCAGAGAATGTGTTCGGGAATGTAGTAGAAAGAGGGTATGATGATGCATGCGCATTAACCGGAGCGAATTGCATAAAAATGTATAGGCCAAAAACCGATGCTGATCTACAAGAAATAATATCTAATTTACAAGTAGCTATTAATCAGACGCCAGATGTATTAATTACCACAGACATATATACGGCGGTTCAGCCTTATTTACATCAAGCATCGCAAGAAGGAATTATTGTAATATTAACTAACGTAAATGCTCCTACACAAGCAGACTTTGAATATACTGGTGCTATATCTTTTATAGGTCAAAATTTAGTTACTGCAGGATATACTCAAGCTCAAGCATTAAGTAAATATTTTCCATCTAATAGTCATGTTGTGATAATCGATGAAGGACCTGGGCAAGTGTGGGCACAACAAAGAAATCAAGGTATTGAGGAGTTTCTTAAACAATATGGTTGTACTTGGGATGTAATAGAGTCAAGCTTTGACTTATCTCAAGTTACCTCACAAATGACTGCATACTTAGAGGCTCACCCGGACACTAAAGCTATACTTAGTAATGGATATGGAGGAGCTGTAGCTATGGATGTATTTCCTAAATTAGGGATTCAACCTGGTCAGATACCTGTAGCCACATTTGATATAACTCCTCAAGTGTTAAATGCAATAATAGCTGGATATGTTACATTAACTACAGATCAACAACCATATTTACAAGGAGATTAG
- a CDS encoding alkyldihydroxyacetonephosphate synthase, translating into MFMLNLPYNIALIRIRGYDEELINAQERITRKIAQKYSSSEIKRDLVKVWRDVFARKYEEQLTKLISSGLWNDTLDLAGSWSVLSEIYDKLKSELLSIEGVNNVLSRITHLYANGASLYNVVIMKQDIKVLEKVWETTAKIA; encoded by the coding sequence ATGTTTATGCTTAATTTACCCTATAATATAGCCTTGATCAGAATTAGAGGGTATGATGAAGAATTAATTAACGCACAAGAGAGAATAACAAGGAAAATAGCTCAGAAGTATAGTTCAAGCGAAATTAAAAGAGATTTAGTAAAAGTTTGGAGAGATGTATTCGCTAGAAAATATGAAGAACAGTTAACTAAATTAATATCTTCAGGATTATGGAACGATACTTTAGATTTAGCTGGAAGTTGGAGCGTCTTAAGTGAAATATATGATAAATTGAAAAGTGAACTATTATCTATAGAAGGCGTTAATAATGTTTTGTCTAGAATAACTCATTTATATGCAAATGGGGCCTCATTATATAATGTAGTAATAATGAAACAAGATATTAAGGTGTTAGAAAAAGTGTGGGAAACTACTGCCAAGATCGCATAA
- a CDS encoding FAD-linked oxidase C-terminal domain-containing protein translates to MGNYCQDRINSGGTISHHHGVGLLKRKWVKDEVTKQLELLKNFKKLLDDKNLLNPGKLIY, encoded by the coding sequence GTGGGAAACTACTGCCAAGATCGCATAAATAGTGGGGGTACAATATCTCATCATCATGGTGTTGGATTATTAAAGAGAAAGTGGGTTAAAGATGAAGTTACTAAACAGTTAGAACTATTAAAGAATTTTAAGAAGTTACTTGATGATAAGAATCTACTAAATCCTGGAAAATTAATTTATTAG
- a CDS encoding MFS transporter — protein MADEASISNIEPFKSLNEATYSSFHRTLVIITSLGAFTDLYTTLSLGASTFSIIPFLFHGNLSEFAFAGSIFFIGAIIGALSIGIVTDFLGRKLTFMLDLLSIGILAILSALVTSPVELYIIRFLLGIATGGDYPAAMTLVAEFMPRIYRGRGMTYLWVSFTLGGVLAYIVGYILYNLIGATPLEWRIMLGSVAIPAFIGVLLRSTLPESPRWAILKEKYNKANEATKKAIGKIFSIDELKHARTQIYLFEKSPRSEKVAIGRLLKYIVPIVIAAFCFNLIPGALATLNPSILSALGITKSGTLLYSAFFLGIQTIATYIVAMSVERVKRINFLILGGILESLASFMVILIYHTPILLLVLFTIISYGAFTAIPVVRNFGSELFPTKIRGTTSGIVMAGDRLASAAGIFITPLLFEGHNVLRLFSTYGILGIIGIGVILPLYSILHIENLSLEDIQKKIIK, from the coding sequence ATGGCGGATGAAGCGTCAATTAGCAATATTGAACCATTTAAATCATTAAACGAGGCTACTTACAGTTCTTTCCATAGAACTTTAGTAATTATTACATCTTTAGGTGCTTTTACTGATCTTTACACAACCTTATCTTTAGGTGCATCCACATTTAGCATTATTCCTTTTCTTTTTCATGGTAATTTATCTGAATTTGCTTTTGCGGGATCTATTTTCTTTATAGGTGCTATAATCGGAGCTCTTTCCATAGGGATTGTTACAGATTTTTTAGGAAGAAAACTAACTTTCATGCTAGATTTACTTTCAATTGGTATTCTAGCAATCTTATCAGCTTTAGTTACGTCACCAGTAGAATTGTATATCATAAGATTTCTTTTAGGGATTGCCACTGGTGGCGATTATCCTGCTGCTATGACTTTAGTAGCAGAATTTATGCCAAGAATATATAGAGGAAGAGGAATGACATATTTATGGGTAAGTTTTACTTTAGGTGGTGTTTTAGCTTATATAGTAGGTTATATACTTTATAATTTAATTGGTGCAACACCATTAGAATGGAGAATTATGTTAGGTTCCGTAGCCATTCCAGCGTTCATAGGAGTATTGTTAAGATCAACTTTACCAGAATCTCCAAGATGGGCTATACTTAAAGAGAAATACAATAAGGCTAATGAAGCAACTAAAAAGGCAATCGGCAAAATCTTTAGCATAGACGAATTAAAGCACGCGAGAACTCAAATATATTTATTTGAAAAATCACCTAGATCAGAAAAAGTAGCAATAGGGAGGTTATTAAAGTATATTGTGCCAATAGTAATTGCAGCTTTCTGTTTTAACCTAATTCCAGGTGCATTAGCTACATTAAATCCATCAATATTAAGTGCATTAGGTATAACAAAATCTGGAACCTTGCTTTACTCTGCATTCTTCCTGGGAATACAGACTATTGCAACGTATATTGTAGCTATGTCAGTAGAGAGAGTAAAACGTATCAATTTTTTAATATTAGGAGGAATACTAGAGAGTTTAGCAAGTTTCATGGTTATTTTAATATATCATACTCCTATACTTCTATTGGTTCTCTTTACAATTATATCATATGGCGCATTTACTGCAATACCAGTAGTTAGGAATTTCGGATCAGAGTTATTCCCGACTAAAATAAGGGGAACAACTAGTGGAATAGTAATGGCAGGCGATAGATTAGCAAGCGCAGCAGGTATATTTATCACTCCATTACTATTTGAAGGTCATAATGTCTTAAGATTATTTTCAACGTATGGAATACTCGGTATTATAGGCATAGGAGTTATTTTACCCTTATACTCAATTTTACATATAGAAAACTTAAGTCTAGAAGATATTCAGAAAAAAATAATAAAGTAA
- a CDS encoding mandelate racemase/muconate lactonizing enzyme family protein produces the protein MKIVDIKAIHVNLPLRTNYKSWTGEHKTQPSIVTIIDTDEGISGISSIEPDRPNYSEQSWHEILSTINIDIKEILIGMDPLDLSRINSLMEKLLYGRYMSKAAIDIALNDLKAKYLGVPLYKLIGGAAIEKIDIIGWIGLEGVEETIKDSLYFIENGFKTLKIKIGKNVEDEVKRIKNLRDAIGYNVKLRLDANQALTPKSALKLAKEIYRYEIELLEQPVSRDDIEGMRYVNIYSDIPVLADESVITPRDLILIAEKRAASIVKLKAMRSGGVSKTKFMFELCEMLNIECIIGHGFSTTLGALAEAHIAFTIPSIQRACEFVGPLKLIKDISKKSIVQILQKGYITVNEISKLGNGLGVNKDELIFDDDTLFLK, from the coding sequence ATGAAAATAGTAGATATTAAAGCTATTCATGTAAATTTGCCTTTGAGAACAAATTACAAAAGTTGGACTGGTGAGCATAAAACACAACCTTCTATTGTTACAATTATAGATACCGATGAGGGTATTAGTGGTATTAGTTCAATAGAGCCAGATAGGCCAAATTATTCAGAGCAAAGTTGGCATGAGATATTGAGTACAATAAACATTGATATTAAAGAAATACTAATTGGAATGGATCCATTAGATCTGTCTAGAATAAACTCATTAATGGAAAAACTGTTATATGGAAGGTATATGAGTAAAGCAGCTATAGATATAGCTCTTAATGATCTAAAAGCTAAGTACTTAGGTGTACCATTATATAAGTTAATTGGTGGAGCAGCTATAGAAAAAATAGATATAATAGGTTGGATAGGGTTAGAGGGTGTTGAAGAAACTATTAAAGACTCTCTTTATTTTATAGAAAATGGATTCAAGACATTAAAAATAAAAATAGGTAAAAATGTTGAAGATGAAGTAAAAAGGATAAAAAATTTAAGAGACGCAATAGGATATAATGTTAAACTAAGATTGGATGCTAATCAAGCCCTAACTCCCAAATCTGCACTAAAGCTAGCTAAGGAAATTTATAGATACGAAATAGAATTGCTTGAACAACCAGTAAGTAGAGATGATATAGAAGGCATGAGATATGTAAATATTTATAGTGATATACCAGTATTGGCGGATGAGAGTGTCATAACTCCCCGAGATCTTATTTTAATAGCTGAAAAAAGAGCGGCATCTATTGTTAAATTGAAGGCTATGAGGAGTGGAGGAGTATCTAAAACGAAATTTATGTTTGAATTATGTGAAATGTTAAATATTGAATGTATTATTGGTCACGGTTTTTCAACGACATTAGGTGCTTTAGCTGAAGCACATATAGCGTTTACAATACCCTCAATTCAAAGAGCATGCGAGTTTGTAGGACCATTAAAGCTTATAAAAGATATATCAAAAAAGAGCATTGTTCAAATATTACAGAAAGGCTACATAACTGTTAATGAGATAAGTAAATTAGGAAATGGACTTGGAGTAAATAAAGATGAATTAATATTTGATGATGATACTTTATTTCTAAAGTAA
- a CDS encoding LysR substrate-binding domain-containing protein, with amino-acid sequence MTISLEDIETLLLLYKYKSVEQVSKEMNISDGTVKYRVKNIESFLNRKIVKSLGTRKVEFTDYGEIVIEEFRKIKNIIEKLKIYGEQTTYEIKIASGEVAGIYFLPQIAKAFKDKYAEYKINIEVLSTLDVFKSLEDGSADIGFVASINFDEVKSTLSNYRVIRLVKNKLVVIGKKGSLRKNKISVKEILNFPYIGRKYNSGIQAEVRKILESEGFSENDLNIVYKLDNSSSVINAVIEGIGISIVSFIQAKRYIEAGLLDYAELDTKVESYLYAIDPWRGKNEIINKFINFTVNFITENLNI; translated from the coding sequence GTGACAATCTCGTTAGAAGATATTGAGACGCTACTACTGCTATACAAATATAAAAGTGTAGAGCAAGTATCAAAGGAAATGAACATATCAGATGGTACTGTAAAATATAGAGTAAAAAATATTGAAAGTTTTTTAAATAGAAAAATAGTTAAATCTCTTGGTACAAGAAAAGTAGAATTTACTGATTATGGAGAAATAGTTATAGAGGAATTTAGAAAAATTAAAAATATAATAGAAAAATTAAAAATATATGGTGAGCAGACGACTTATGAAATTAAAATCGCGTCAGGTGAAGTAGCTGGAATATATTTTTTACCGCAAATCGCTAAAGCTTTTAAAGACAAATATGCTGAATATAAAATCAATATTGAAGTGCTTAGTACCTTGGATGTCTTTAAGTCCTTAGAAGATGGAAGTGCAGATATAGGCTTTGTAGCTAGTATAAATTTTGATGAGGTAAAAAGTACATTATCCAATTATAGAGTAATAAGACTAGTTAAGAACAAGCTAGTAGTGATAGGTAAGAAAGGCTCCTTAAGAAAGAATAAAATTAGCGTTAAAGAAATACTTAATTTTCCTTATATAGGACGTAAGTATAATTCTGGAATACAAGCGGAGGTTAGAAAAATTTTGGAATCGGAAGGATTTTCGGAAAATGATCTAAATATTGTATATAAACTTGATAACTCATCATCTGTTATAAATGCCGTAATAGAAGGTATTGGCATATCTATCGTTAGTTTTATACAAGCAAAGAGATATATTGAGGCAGGTCTGCTTGACTACGCAGAATTAGATACGAAAGTCGAGAGCTATTTATATGCTATTGATCCATGGAGAGGAAAGAATGAAATTATTAACAAATTTATAAATTTTACTGTTAATTTTATAACTGAGAATTTAAATATATAG
- the tcuA gene encoding FAD-dependent tricarballylate dehydrogenase TcuA, whose protein sequence is MGKGMDKYDIIVVGGGNAALTAAITAAEKGKRVILLERAPKEFRGGNSKFTRSIRYVHDTPDQYTTKEYTEENFLKDIIEITGGQTNIELSKYIVKRSAELPKWMEKHKVKLKRAVRGAFHYSGTNAFILGGGGQLIKTYYEYAEKIGVKVVHNATVKDFIAKDEKIDGVVAEINGKREIINGEAIIVASGGFEANLEWLKQYLGDAVDNIIVRGVKYNDGIPLRALYKLGAAPPDTVKNPKDAHWTAVDARAPKFNGGFVTRIDLIPIGIVVNKKGERIYDEGEDLWIKRYVLWGRLILEQPDQIAYVIIDSSMLGDSLIPMYSPIKANSIKDLSHALGVNEDNLINTISRFNQSIPKNCHYNLSELDDCGTINLYPPKSHWAKPLLHPPFYAWPLRPGITFTYMGVKIGLDTRVIKTNGKAFDNVFAAGELTVGNIFGRGYLGGTGLVIGSITGITAGEVASEYV, encoded by the coding sequence ATGGGCAAAGGAATGGATAAGTATGATATTATTGTAGTAGGTGGAGGAAATGCAGCACTTACAGCAGCGATTACGGCGGCAGAGAAAGGTAAAAGGGTTATATTATTAGAAAGGGCACCAAAAGAGTTTAGGGGTGGTAATTCTAAATTCACTCGAAGTATAAGGTATGTTCATGATACTCCAGATCAATATACTACTAAAGAATATACTGAAGAAAATTTCCTTAAAGATATAATAGAAATAACTGGTGGTCAGACAAATATAGAGTTAAGTAAATATATAGTTAAAAGATCAGCAGAGTTGCCTAAATGGATGGAAAAGCATAAAGTGAAGTTAAAGAGAGCTGTAAGAGGTGCCTTTCATTATTCTGGAACAAATGCATTCATTTTGGGTGGTGGAGGTCAGTTAATTAAAACTTATTATGAGTATGCGGAAAAAATAGGAGTAAAAGTTGTTCATAATGCTACAGTAAAGGATTTTATAGCAAAAGACGAAAAGATTGATGGAGTAGTAGCTGAAATTAATGGAAAAAGAGAAATAATCAATGGAGAAGCTATTATAGTTGCATCTGGAGGATTTGAAGCTAATTTAGAATGGCTTAAACAATATTTAGGTGATGCCGTAGACAACATTATAGTAAGAGGGGTAAAGTATAATGATGGGATTCCATTAAGAGCGCTGTATAAATTAGGAGCTGCTCCTCCAGATACTGTAAAAAATCCTAAAGATGCTCACTGGACAGCAGTAGATGCACGAGCTCCAAAATTTAATGGTGGATTTGTGACTAGAATAGATCTCATCCCTATAGGCATAGTGGTAAACAAAAAAGGAGAAAGAATTTATGATGAGGGGGAGGATTTATGGATAAAAAGGTACGTATTATGGGGAAGATTAATCCTTGAACAGCCTGATCAAATAGCGTATGTAATTATAGATTCTAGTATGTTAGGAGATAGTCTAATTCCAATGTATAGTCCAATTAAAGCAAATTCCATTAAAGATCTTAGTCATGCTCTTGGAGTAAATGAAGATAATTTAATTAATACTATTTCTCGCTTTAATCAAAGTATACCTAAGAATTGTCATTACAATTTATCTGAGCTCGATGATTGTGGGACAATTAATTTATATCCTCCTAAGTCTCATTGGGCGAAACCGCTTTTACATCCTCCTTTTTATGCATGGCCATTAAGACCTGGTATTACATTTACATATATGGGAGTTAAAATTGGATTAGATACGAGAGTAATCAAAACAAATGGAAAAGCATTTGATAATGTATTCGCAGCTGGAGAATTAACTGTTGGTAATATATTTGGGCGAGGATACTTAGGAGGGACGGGCCTAGTTATAGGTTCAATTACTGGAATAACAGCTGGAGAGGTGGCTTCAGAATATGTATGA
- a CDS encoding damage-inducible protein CinA — MYEQSNEKSILLDEAVRQYTICNACRHCEGFCAVWDVISLRTIIKEKDVKYFAYLCHDCRDCYYACPYSIPHEFSLNIPKINSKIRLDINKEMSIPKFLGKIYDKLNIITVSISILSFIFMITIIGLLRGINLLISPQPSFYTVIPSIYIQIGGIILGLYALTVLIYQGIVYWYEIGGDTINLLNLKSHVITLYQELSHKWFKGGGVGCDYPSYSGSYLRLFFHSLLVSGFILDFLSTVIAAFYEKILHIMPPYPFESPVVILGILGGLLLLLSSIGLLTLKRVSNKSLIDENMVQIDNWLIYLLALISISGFLLLIFRDTPFMGILLILHLSITIPLFLLAPYSKFSHFIYRYFATLKYNQEKTYFLKNRR, encoded by the coding sequence ATGTATGAGCAAAGTAATGAGAAATCAATTCTTTTAGATGAAGCAGTAAGGCAGTATACAATATGTAATGCGTGCAGACATTGTGAAGGTTTCTGTGCAGTATGGGATGTGATAAGCCTAAGAACTATTATTAAAGAAAAAGATGTTAAGTACTTTGCTTACTTATGTCATGATTGTAGAGATTGTTATTACGCATGTCCATATAGTATACCTCATGAATTCTCCTTAAATATTCCTAAAATAAATAGTAAAATAAGATTAGATATAAATAAAGAAATGAGTATCCCAAAGTTTTTAGGGAAAATATATGATAAATTGAATATAATTACTGTATCAATAAGTATTTTATCGTTTATTTTTATGATAACTATAATCGGATTACTTAGAGGCATAAATCTCTTAATTTCTCCTCAACCTTCATTTTATACCGTAATTCCCAGTATCTATATTCAAATAGGTGGTATAATATTAGGATTATATGCCTTAACTGTACTGATTTATCAAGGAATCGTCTATTGGTATGAAATAGGTGGAGATACTATTAACTTATTAAATCTCAAAAGTCATGTAATAACACTCTATCAAGAATTATCCCATAAATGGTTTAAAGGTGGTGGAGTTGGTTGTGATTATCCAAGTTACTCTGGAAGTTACTTAAGATTATTCTTTCACTCATTGCTTGTCAGTGGTTTCATTCTAGATTTTCTATCAACTGTAATTGCTGCATTTTATGAAAAAATATTGCACATAATGCCTCCGTATCCATTTGAATCTCCAGTAGTTATTTTGGGAATTTTAGGAGGTTTATTGCTATTATTATCATCTATAGGATTATTAACTTTAAAGAGAGTTTCAAATAAATCATTAATAGATGAAAATATGGTACAGATTGATAATTGGCTCATTTATTTATTAGCATTAATTTCCATTTCAGGATTTCTTTTGCTTATATTTAGAGATACGCCATTTATGGGAATTTTATTAATTTTACACTTAAGTATTACAATACCTTTATTTCTCTTGGCACCGTATAGTAAATTTAGTCACTTTATTTACAGATATTTTGCTACATTGAAATATAATCAGGAGAAAACTTATTTCTTAAAAAACAGAAGGTGA
- the acnA gene encoding aconitate hydratase AcnA: MKLKLNALTQDIYYVPLNQFEYNLDNLPYVSKIIIENVIAHNINDIDNKLVNNLLKWEVGEEIPLYPNRIVMQDYTGIPVIADLTALRDVAKNLGLDVKKISPMVQVDLIIDHSVQVDYFKRNDAIKLNMRREIERNLERFSIIKWAQNSINNLRVIPPGNGIIHEINLEFLSDIVTIDKLNDLKIAHMDFVLGTDSHTTMINGIGVLGWGVGGIEAELVMFNEPYYIKIPEIIGIRLNGKLKHGVTPTDVALYITQQLRKRNLVGKFVEFFGDGLVSLSAFDRATISNMAPEYGVTVAYFPIDSVTLNYYSITNRNVKLIMEYLRVQNLLYSNNTYHNKLKYQDVIDINLEDVEPSIAGPRYPYERIELSKSKEFIYNNIIGNKKKKGKYIEDGSITLAAITSCTNTANPLSIIIAALLAKNAIKYNLNIPWYVKTSFAPGSKIVEEYLNDLGLLEYLDKLGFNIVAFGCTTCIGNTGPLLKEVEEDIKNNGIITFGVISGNRNFEGRIHPLLNGVFLASPPMVIAYAIAGRIDIQLDREPLGYDNLGNAVYLKDIWPTSNEINEALNKIYNKFNIYHNKIAKIIINSNDNWKEVKSPSGEIFDWSFTKQYIKRPPWFDEENKHTLNDIVDARVLGLFGDDVTTDHISPAGPIPTNSTIYNYMISQGIKPEGNLGSYRANHEIYIRSAFLHPKLKNYLNNKEGGLTLYLPEMKEMTFYEASQEYAKNNIPLIIIAGKRFGMGSSRDTAAKIIRLLNVKAVLAESFERIFRENLVLMGVVPILIPNWKSLNISGEEKFSIKGLSAQLKPKQDVLIEIKTEKSIINIKGKISIETEKELKYLAYGGAYNYIKDKILYHRQ; this comes from the coding sequence ATGAAATTAAAGTTGAATGCTCTGACACAAGATATTTATTATGTGCCATTAAATCAGTTCGAATACAATCTTGATAATTTACCTTATGTCAGTAAAATTATCATAGAAAACGTAATTGCACATAACATAAATGATATCGACAATAAATTAGTTAATAATCTACTAAAGTGGGAAGTAGGAGAAGAAATACCATTATACCCTAATAGAATAGTTATGCAAGATTATACTGGAATTCCAGTCATTGCTGATCTCACAGCCTTAAGGGATGTTGCGAAAAATTTAGGGTTAGATGTCAAAAAGATATCACCAATGGTACAAGTAGACTTAATAATAGATCATTCTGTTCAAGTGGACTATTTCAAAAGAAATGATGCAATAAAATTGAACATGAGAAGAGAAATTGAAAGAAATTTAGAGAGATTTTCAATTATAAAATGGGCTCAAAATTCTATTAACAATTTACGAGTTATTCCTCCAGGCAATGGAATAATTCATGAAATAAATTTAGAATTTTTATCTGATATTGTAACTATTGATAAATTAAATGACTTAAAAATAGCGCATATGGATTTCGTTCTAGGTACGGATTCACACACTACTATGATTAACGGTATAGGGGTATTGGGATGGGGAGTAGGTGGAATAGAAGCTGAATTGGTTATGTTCAACGAACCTTATTACATAAAAATACCAGAAATTATTGGAATCAGATTAAATGGCAAGTTAAAACATGGTGTTACGCCAACTGATGTTGCACTATATATTACACAGCAACTAAGAAAGAGAAACTTAGTTGGAAAATTTGTAGAATTTTTTGGCGATGGACTAGTAAGTCTTTCTGCTTTTGATAGAGCTACGATTTCTAACATGGCCCCAGAATATGGTGTCACTGTAGCTTACTTTCCAATAGATAGTGTTACATTAAACTATTATAGTATAACGAATAGAAATGTAAAACTAATAATGGAATATCTGAGAGTTCAAAATTTATTATATTCAAATAATACATATCATAATAAATTAAAATATCAAGATGTAATAGATATAAACCTAGAAGATGTAGAACCTTCAATAGCTGGGCCTAGATATCCATACGAAAGAATAGAACTAAGTAAATCAAAGGAATTTATATATAATAATATTATAGGAAATAAAAAGAAGAAGGGTAAATATATAGAAGATGGTTCAATCACATTAGCAGCAATAACTAGCTGTACAAATACTGCGAATCCGTTATCTATAATTATTGCAGCTTTATTAGCTAAAAATGCAATAAAATATAATCTTAATATTCCTTGGTATGTTAAGACTAGTTTTGCACCTGGATCAAAAATAGTTGAAGAATATCTTAACGATCTTGGATTATTAGAATATCTGGATAAATTAGGTTTTAATATAGTTGCATTTGGATGTACAACGTGTATAGGAAATACTGGTCCCCTCTTAAAAGAAGTAGAAGAAGACATAAAAAATAATGGAATAATTACATTTGGAGTTATATCTGGAAATAGAAATTTTGAAGGAAGAATACATCCCTTATTAAATGGCGTATTCCTAGCTTCACCACCAATGGTTATTGCCTATGCTATAGCCGGAAGAATTGACATACAGCTAGATAGAGAACCTTTAGGATATGATAATTTAGGAAATGCTGTATATCTTAAAGATATATGGCCTACTAGTAATGAAATAAATGAAGCATTAAATAAGATATATAATAAATTTAATATTTATCATAACAAGATAGCAAAAATAATTATAAATAGTAATGATAATTGGAAAGAAGTGAAAAGTCCTTCAGGAGAAATATTTGATTGGTCTTTTACAAAGCAGTATATAAAGAGACCTCCATGGTTTGACGAGGAAAATAAACATACCTTAAATGACATAGTCGATGCAAGAGTACTAGGACTCTTTGGAGATGATGTAACTACTGATCATATTTCACCAGCTGGACCTATTCCAACGAATTCAACTATCTATAATTATATGATCTCACAAGGGATAAAACCAGAAGGTAATTTAGGTTCTTATAGGGCAAATCATGAAATTTATATAAGATCCGCGTTTTTACATCCTAAATTAAAGAATTATCTTAATAATAAAGAAGGTGGATTAACATTATATTTACCAGAAATGAAAGAAATGACGTTTTATGAAGCTTCGCAAGAATATGCGAAAAACAACATTCCATTAATAATTATAGCAGGAAAAAGATTTGGAATGGGCAGTTCTAGAGATACTGCAGCGAAAATTATACGTCTTCTTAACGTAAAAGCTGTTTTAGCTGAAAGTTTTGAGAGAATATTCAGAGAAAATCTAGTATTGATGGGTGTAGTTCCTATACTTATTCCTAATTGGAAATCTCTTAATATTAGTGGCGAAGAGAAATTTAGTATAAAAGGATTATCAGCTCAATTGAAACCAAAGCAAGATGTATTAATTGAGATAAAAACTGAGAAGTCTATAATTAATATTAAAGGAAAAATATCTATAGAAACTGAAAAAGAATTAAAATATTTAGCTTATGGAGGCGCTTATAACTACATTAAGGATAAAATTCTCTATCATAGACAGTAA